A genomic window from Solanum stenotomum isolate F172 chromosome 10, ASM1918654v1, whole genome shotgun sequence includes:
- the LOC125842788 gene encoding uncharacterized protein LOC125842788, with translation MNKRVGPYVPPGNRESGDRKARVNMSRVEDIMQKMMKRFYTTDQNVKEIRTELSEIAWQVPSNTIQNSKNDGHFMAITTCGGKQIIDSPMPSDVEKVAENDDDENEVTGESKNATEKEGEITQKVIPMQRTPPHFPQRLVQKTEEGKYRRFITILKPFSINVPLIESLKKMHGYAKFMKDLVTKKRVVSFENDKRLQHCSAISTRSLVQKKEDPGAFTIPCTIGKMHIAKGLCDLGAIINLIPLLIYNKLGLGDPKPSTMRLLMADRTVKKPIGVIQNVLVKVGSFIFSTDFVILDCEVDFEVPIILGRPFLATGHALVDMERGQMKF, from the exons ATGAATAAGAGAGTTGGGCCCTACGTCCCACCTGGGAACAGGGAGTCTGGTGATAGAAAAGCTAGGGTTAATATGTCACGCGTTGAGGATATTATGCAAAAGATGATGAAAAGGTTTTACACTACTGATCAGAACGTGAAAGAGATACGCACTGAGTTGTCCGAGATTG CCTGGCAagttcctagcaacaccatccagaattcAAAAAATGATGGGCATTTTATGGCAATCACGACTTGTGGAGGAAAGCAGATTATTGATTCTCCCATGCCATCTGATGTGGAAAAAGTGGCTGAAAACGATGATGATGAGAATGAGGTTACTGGAGAATCTAAAAATGCCACAGAGAAGGAAGGAGAGATAACCCAAAAAGTTATCCCCATGCAGAGAACTCCACCTCATttcccacagaggttagtgcAAAAGACCGAAGAAGgaaaatatcgcaggtttataaCTATATTGAAACCATTTTCcatcaatgtccctttgatagaatctttgaagaaaatgcATGGGTATGCAAAGTTCATGAAGGACTTGGTGACTAAAAAGAGGGTTGTCAGTTTTGAGAATGATAAGAGgttgcaacattgtagtgcCATTTCTACAAGGTCACTGGtacaaaagaaagaggatcctggAGCTTTCACTATTCCGTGCACCATTGGTAAGATGCACATTGCGAAAGGTTTGTGTGATTTAGGTGCCATCATTAACTTGATTCCATTGTTGATTTATAATAAGTTGGGTTTAGGGGATCCAAAACCAAGTACGATGCGCTTACTTATGGCTGATAGAACTGTGAAAAAGCCTATTGGAGTGATTCAAAATGTCCTTGTGAAAGTGGGGTCATTCATTTTTTCGACAGActttgtgatacttgattgcGAGGTTGACTTTGAGGTCCCCATCATcttagggagaccattccttgctactGGGCATGCCTTAGTCGATATGGAGAGAGGGCAGATGAAGTTTTGA